A region from the Malus domestica chromosome 07, GDT2T_hap1 genome encodes:
- the LOC114825751 gene encoding cation/H(+) antiporter 15-like: protein MGNLALVYYMFLVGLELDFKPVVRAGKKALSIALTGFFFSVLVGWVLCRYLLLQDFVAQTHDGDQERPTINGPLFWGVALATTNFPDLARILADLKLLYSDVGGLALSASVITDLCSWILLLLVMAIINSLQMYAVALTLAFIGLCVFAVRPALSWIVHRVCEREQEDRNKSQLICFVLAGVLLSGIITDACGSHSIVGPFVLGAIMPKGEFTDMLKEKVGNFVPAILMPLYFCINGGRVNYEDILGDQKNPMERKSGTTLGRVVWVTIIAFATKTVSTFVAGIINKMSPRDSLALGVLMNTKGLLTLIILNSGRDIKALNKQTFGVLMVVIWVMTFAVGPFIAFFYKSSVKTFVQYKQRSVASVGPKNELRVLACAHTSRNVPGIINLLEASNPTQQSPLHVLAVHLVELTGHASAMLVVHDACKTKDVNFVDKSSSPSNAIEIYAKRRESVTVKSLTAVSPYSTMHEDICNLAEDNRVSIIIIPYHKKATILDGGGGAQDEDSSHLKNINNNLMANARCSVGVLVDRGLGASNYFDCRRHFTMLFFGGVDDREALAYAGRMAGHPRVTLTVTTFNIMSKEAEKTCIDDDDSDEYTDDDDDEDDDDVTLEAMKSTGEEKKMDDLYLDEFRLRSMNDASIKFVENWVRSWEQILLLIQSMEGEYDMFIVGRRHGEIQEVTTTVLDDDDSNDIGVLGEALVSSTFTASTSILIVQKSEFAHDS from the exons ATGGGAAACTTGGCCCTCGTTTACTATATGTTTCTGGTGGGGTTAGAGCTTGATTTTAAACCAGTAGTACGTGCTGGGAAGAAGGCTCTCAGCATTGCACTCACtggctttttcttttctgtccTTGTTGGTTGGGTCTTGTGTCGATATTTACTCCTCCAGGATTTTGTCGCACAAACACATGACGGAGATCAGGAACGTCCCACTATAAACGGCCCACTGTTCTGGGGCGTCGCTCTCGCCACCACCAATTTCCCGGACCTTGCCCGAATCCTCGCGGACCTCAAACTTCTCTACTCTGATGTCGGAGGACTTGCATTATCCGCCTCTGTTATCACCGACTTGTGCTCCTGGATTCTTCTTTTGCTCGTAATGGCCATAATCAACAGCCTCCAGATGTATGCAGTGGCCTTGACCTTGGCTTTTATAGGACTTTGCGTTTTTGCAGTACGTCCAGCTCTGTCATGGATTGTTCACCGAGTATGCGAAAGAGAACAAGAGGATAGGAACAAGAGTCAGCTTATATGCTTTGTTTTAGCTGGAGTGTTGCTCTCTGGGATCATTACCGATGCCTGTGGATCCCATTCCATTGTAGGGCCTTTTGTGTTAGGAGCCATTATGCCTAAGGGAGAGTTTACAGACATGCTTAAAGAGAAGGTGGGAAATTTTGTGCCTGCGATTCTCATGCCTCTATACTTCTGTATCAATGGAGGAAGAGTCAACTATGAGGATATTCTCGGTGACCAAAAGAATCCAATGGAGCGAAAAAGTGGGACTACCCTCGGTCGTGTAGTGTGGGTTACCATCATAGCTTTCGCAACTAAAACTGTGAGCACTTTCGTTGCCGGCATAATCAACAAAATGTCACCCCGGGATAGTCTGGCTCTTGGAGTACTTATGAACACCAAAGGCTTATTGACGCTTATTATACTCAACAGTGGCCGGGACATAAAG GCATTGAACAAACAAACGTTCGGGGTATTGATGGTGGTGATTTGGGTAATGACATTTGCGGTTGGCCCGTTTATAGCCTTCTTTTACAAGTCCAGTGTCAAGACTTTCGTGCAATACAAACAGAGGAGCGTAGCAAGCGTAGGACCTAAGAACGAGCTTCGAGTCCTTGCATGCGCTCACACCTCACGCAATGTGCCAGGCATTATCAACCTCCTTGAGGCGTCTAATCCAACTCAACAATCCCCTCTTCATGTTCTTGCTGTCCACCTTGTGGAACTAACTGGACACGCTTCGGCGATGTTGGTAGTGCACGATGCTTGCAAGACCAAAGATGTAAACTTTGTTGATAAATCGTCATCTCCGTCAAATGCCATTGAGATATATGCCAAACGAAGGGAAAGCGTCACGGTGAAATCACTCACGGCGGTGTCTCCTTACTCGACGATGCACGAGGACATATGTAACCTGGCGGAGGACAATCGAGTCTCCATAATAATTATCCCGTACCATAAGAAAGCTACAATATTGGACGGAGGAGGAGGGGCACAAGATGAAGACAGCTCGCATTTAAAGAACATCAACAACAACTTGATGGCAAATGCGCGGTGTTCCGTGGGTGTTCTTGTAGATCGGGGCCTCGGTGCATCCAACTACTTCGACTGCCGCCGCCACTTTACCAtgctcttctttggaggggtagATGACCGTGAGGCATTAGCGTATGCGGGGAGGATGGCTGGACATCCAAGGGTTACCCTAACAGTTACAACGTTTAACATCATGAGCAAAGAGGCCGAAAAAACATGCATCGATGATGACGACAGTGATGAGTATACTGATGATGACGACGACGAGGATGATGACGATGTTACTCTTGAGGCAATGAAAAGTActggagaggaaaaaaaaatggatgatTTGTATTTGGATGAGTTTAGGTTGAGGTCAATGAATGATGCCTCCATAAAATTTGTAGAGAATTGGGTGAGGAGTTGGGAACAAATTCTCTTGCTAATACAATCCATGGAGGGTGAATATGATATGTTCATAGTAGGAAGAAGACATGGAGAAATACAAGAGGTCACCACAACGGTACTGGATGATGATGACTCTAATGACATTGGAGTTCTTGGAGAGGCATTGGTATCTTCAACCTTCACAGCTAGTACATCGATTTTAATTGTGCAAAAAAGTGAATTTGCTCATGATTCATAA